The following nucleotide sequence is from Syntrophorhabdus sp..
AGGCAGGGTGGAATTCGACTACCTGAACGGCAGCGGGAAGGACCTCTACCTCATGACAGGCTGCGAAATGCCCCGGAAGCCTTACTCGTTCTATCTCAATGAAGGCGCTCTCACCATCGGGGACACACCTTTCCGTGTCATCCTCACCCCCGGCCACTCTCCCGGGTCCCTCTGCTTCTACTGCGAGCAGAAGAGACTTCTCATATCCGGCGACACCGTCTTCTACCTGGGGGTTGGACGGACGGACCTGCCGGGAGGGAACATGGAAGCTCTCGGCCACAGCATCAGGAAGCTGGCTTCCCTGGACGTCGAATATCTCGTTCCCGGCCACGGAGAGATCGTCACCGGACGGGACAGGGTCCAGAAGAACTTCAAGGGGATCCTGAATGAATTCTTTTGAGCGCGGGTCCAAGATTGTCATTGACAATTCCACCCGTAAGTATATATTTGAAGTGTCAGTTTCATAGGAGGAACAGTGAGAATACCCGACGAATACACCTGCAAACTCTGCGGATACTCTTTTCTCGACGGCGAGGTGCCCGAATTGTTCTGCCCC
It contains:
- a CDS encoding MBL fold metallo-hydrolase, which gives rise to MKLLDNIYVYPWTSYEANNCNAVFIDGPVPTLIDPGHRNLLGNVMNGMARDGKNIESVRLVMGTHGHPDHVEGADAFDGQTLRAIGRVEFDYLNGSGKDLYLMTGCEMPRKPYSFYLNEGALTIGDTPFRVILTPGHSPGSLCFYCEQKRLLISGDTVFYLGVGRTDLPGGNMEALGHSIRKLASLDVEYLVPGHGEIVTGRDRVQKNFKGILNEFF